AATACGGTCATTTGAACGTTTTAAGGGTACTTCTGGTGGCAAGCAGTAGGGTTTTTGGCATTGTACTTGTTATTATTTCAACAACAACTGGCTACATCCTTTGTTAAAACGATACGGTTATGGATGTATTTAAGGAAATAATGAACAACGGACCTTTGGGGCTATTGCCCTTTTGGAGTAAAAGTATGGTATTGCTATTGTTTTCGGCAATAGTCTCCACTCTATTCACCATGCTTATTATATTGTTGGTTTACGGTTCCCAAGTATCCATTCAGTTTGGATATTGATGCTATCGATAAATGAGTGCATTCCCAAAATCCTGATTGTCCAACGGCTGGGAGAGATCCAAGGGAAATCCATTGATAATGGCATGGGTAAGCTTCCCTCCTTTCTCGAGGAAAAAGGTTGGGTTTTTTCCTACCACAAGCTTGAAATCAGGTAGTTGAAAGCCTTCCGATGCCAAGTTTATTTTAGAGGGCAATTGTACTTTATCCCCAGGGATATTCAGCATGCGTAAATAGCCAAAACCGGCACGCACCCATTTTTCGTAATCCATTAAACGATCAAAGTTGGACAAACTGGGAACAGCTTGGTCCGTAATCCTGGGAGGGACTACCGTATAACCGGTTGCATCAAAAGTTTTGTAACCGTAATAAGTGGAAAGATCCCCTTGGTCCACAATAACACTTTTATAGTGAAAACCATCATGATGCGCATCGTCAATTTCCTGTCTCTGTATCCCCAAATCCAAAATGTACTCTTCACCATTGAGGACATATGTCAGGTTTTCAATCTTTAAGTCGAACAGCTTTCTATCGTTTCTCGGAATCTCCTCATACCGTTCTATGGGAATGTCCTTGTATGCTCCGGTGGCAATGCCGTACAGTGCGGAAAGTATGGAAACATAGTTCAACTTCCGGATTTCCTGTTTTTCCCGATCATTCACATATCCGCCAGATTCAATAAGGATAAGGCTTGTTCCCCATTTTGCAATATTGTCACCAAAAGCCCTGGGTTCAAAGTCATCACTGTAGCGACCTACCTGTCCCGGAGCATATTTTTGGATAACATCGTTCATATATACAATGGCTTTCATGGCGCGTTCCCTTACCTCATTGATGTCCTTTTCATAATTGTACGCCGTGGCCAGGTAGGATATGGTGGCGGGTTTTGGGGTCCGTTCGGCATTGTAATATCGACTCTGATCATGTAGGTTGAAACCAAAGGTAGCGTCCAAGCTATCCCGAATCCTTTTCAATACCCTACCCTCTGGTGATTGTAGTCGAAGCGCATCCCTATTGATATCTATCCCCAAAGCGTTTCTACGTTGAAACACTTCCGCACCGTCCGGATTTACCATGGGCAAAAAGTGCAATTGGGTATTTGCAAGGATGATCTTACGTTCTTTTTTGAAATCATTCGAATCAAAGAAGTTTAGGATATCAAAAATAGCCTGTGTGGCCGTGGGTTCATCCCCATGCATCTGGGACCATAGAAAAATGGGGGTACCTCCCTTTCCCAAACTGATCAAATTTAAATCCCTACCTTCAATGGATTCCCCAACTTTTTTGACCGTAAACTTGGAATTGGTCCTCAACCGATCAATGAGGGGAGTAAGCTGTGCGTACTTTATTCTCCGCTTGTCCAAAGAGGGTTCTTTATAGTTCCCATAGGTGCTGTAGAGACTTTCGGTAAAATCCTGTGCGCTCAATGATAGGGAATGGACAAGGGACAAAATAAGGACAAAAACTATCTTTTTCAATGGGGTTTTATTTCTGGTACCGGTTTAAAATTAAGTCTTTTGGTGGCTTTTCGTACCTTTTGCATGAAATTATCCCCTGGATCGTTTTTTTTTGTCCGATACCCTTCGTCCACTTCCAGCCATAATTCATGCCCCTCAAATGCCGTGTACTCGTGGTGACCGATCAAATAGTCAATATCATATTTCTTCGCCAGATAATGCACCAGTTTTATGTTGGCTTTTACCTGCGCTTTTGTTAGGGGGAATTCCGGGGTTCCCCCAACGTTTTCCACACCAATGGCACAATGGTTTAAACCGATGACATGCCTGGCCATATAGGTTTCCGGCATTAAGCGATATATGGTACCGTCGCGGTCTACAACAAATTGTGAAGAAACATTTAGGCCACTGACATTTTCAATGTCCGGGCGCCAATTCGGTAAGGTAGGGGCATTAAATGCTTCAAAGGTTTTGTCCAATGTGGGAATAACGGTGTGGTGCAATACAATCATCCTAGGAACAATGGTAATGGAGTCCCTTTCCAACTGATAACGGTCTTTAAGGTATTCCTTTGTCAATTTCACCCGTTGCGCATCAAAAATGATGGGTCTCTCCACAAATGTCATTTCCGTTGAACAGGAGATCAACAGAAATACCAAAATGAAGCCCAAGCGATGCATGGCCCTAATTTAAGAGATTTTCCAACACCAGGACATCCACATTGGTTTCAGCCCATTGTTTTGAAAGATTGTCCGGTACGGGAGTAAAAACATAAGTAAAGGAACTCAATAGAATATCCATGTCCCCATCAGCGTCCACATCTCCTTTATCCATCAAAAACCACCTTCCCTGGTTGGGATGCTCCAAAATTTTTGTGCGAAACCGATAGGCATCCGCTTCCTCATTTTCCAAATAGACAAATGTGAGCTGAGGAGCCCTATCATAATTTGGAAACGTACTGATCAGTCCGAAGTCAATATCACCATCGGCATCAAAATCATCGGCAATCAAACGTGTAGCGCCATTTAAAGGATAAAAGAACACTTCGGAAAAATTGTTTTGGCCATCATTGAGGTGGATGCGCATTCCATGGTACGGTTTATGTACATAGGACTTATCGGCATTGTCCCCATTTACGGTAACGATATCATCAAAACCATCGTTATTGTAATCCACCAACTCAAACCAACTGCTTCCATACACCGAGCTAAATTCAAGAACCTTTTCCGCCTCAAATACCAGATCTTCTTTTTGGTATAAAATGGTAATGCTTTCCCAAGCCTGGGACGTAATGGTGACCAAATCCAACTTCCCGTCCCGATCCATGTCCTTCGCAATGGTCCTGATGCATCCGGGCAGATTTAACAGTACTTTCTTGTCATACACACCCGTATCTTTTTGAACCAACAGGGACAATCGACCTGTTTCATTTCCAAATTCGGAGACAACCATTTCCAAAGTTCCGTCCCCATTTAAATCCTCGACCAAATTATGGACCGGTCTATGGAAGGCATGGTTCAAGGCAAGGGTGTCTTTTCCTTGCTTGAGGATAATCTTTCCCCTTTCCAGTTCTGAAGGGTCAAGGATGCCCACCTCGGAAATAAACTCTGTGTCCTTGTTTTTGTTATACCAAGTAACGGGAGTTTCCCCTTGAAAAAGCTTTGCAACGCTTTCGGACTGGAAATCATACCGTTTTACACTGCCACTAATATCTCCCAGCACCATGGTATTATCCTCTTCCTCATATTCCAGAAAGGTAAAGAATGCCCCATTTTGGTCGTCCAGTTCCAATATTTTGGGCCTAAAACCGGAGAGCAGTTCCTGTTTTGGCAATGGTGTTTCGGGAAGTTGCTCCGGTGCCAGTGAAATCACATAATTTTGTAACGCGATCCAGTCATTAAGTTTTATCTCAGGTCGAAAACCTGTTTTTGCCTGATCGGGAGCTTCATAGAGTTCTTTGATCTTCATTCGGGACTCCATATCGGGTAAAACGTAATTCTCCCAAATGTCCTTGGGCAAGTTTCCGATCTCAGGGGCCAGATGACAACTGGCACAATAGTTTTCGTACAGGACAACTTCCCGTTTTTCAGGTTCTGGGGCACAGGAAAACAATATTGTAACCAGCAAAAGGGAAACGACCATTCTTAGGGCCAAGGTATTATTGCACATAAGGTATGTTTTGATTTTTTGGGTATTAAGGTAATGGGACATAGGTCGCATCATTTGGCATCATGGGAAATTCCTTTCTCCTCCAAGCTTCTTTGGCACTGGCTATTTTTTCTTTTGATGAAGCCACAAAATTCCAGAATATGTGCCGTTCCTCGGGGAAGGGAATTCCACCAAAAAGGAGGATATGGGAATTGGGCCATAAGGAAATGGAACAGGTATCTTCCACTTTGGAAACCAAAATATGCCCTTTTTCAATCTGTTCCCCGCATGCTTGTATTCCACCTTCCACAATACAGATGCCGATTTCCCCCTTCAGTTCATCCTTTACTTGGAAATCATAGGAGTCAATGTTTTTTATTTCCACCATAAATAGTTCCGAATGTACGGGTACCGGGGACTTTCTGCCATAGCCCTCCCCTGCTACCAGCGTAAATTTTGCGGAACCATCATGCCAACTGGGCAACTCATGACCTGGGATATGGTGGAACTCCGGTTCCATCTCCTCCAAGTGCTTGGGTAAGGCTACCCAAATCTGATAGCCATGGGCCGTAAAGCTCCTACCATTCCGAAGATGTTCCGGAGTACGTTCGGTATGGGAGACACCCTTTCCGGCGGTCATCCAGTTCACGGACCCTGGTTGAATCAACTGTTTGGAGCCCATACTGTCCTCGTGCATTAGCGCTCCTTCCAGCATATACGTCAAAGTAGAAAGTCCAATATGTGGATGTTGGTCCACATCCATATAAGTTGTTGGGCCCAATTTTGTAGGTCCCATATGATCAATAAAAATAAAGGGGCCTATCATTCGTTTTTTGCGAAAAGGAATCAATCGACCTACCAGAAAATCGCCAATATCACGACTTCGTTCTTCAATGATCAAACCTAAGTTGGACATGATTTTAATAGTTATATTTAGGTTCTGAAAAATACAACAAATACCGCTCCTTGTCCATGAAATGGTTTAAAAGAATCCTGTTTTTACTCGCTATCATTATCGTTCTGGTAATTGTCGAAAATTATCCCAAGCTCACCATTATTTCTGGCTATGCTTCTAAGTATATGGCCTCCAGTGTTTTGGTTGGAGATAGAATGCCTGCTTCCATCAATACCGTGGATTTGGACATTCCTTTGGTGAATTTGGCCACTACGGAGTTTGTAGACGATAGTGGATTTGCCATGTCGAATGTGTACGGCCTACAGGAACGGAAAGCTATAGACCGAAAGGGTCTTGGGGCCGTACTGGTCAATAAGGACTATGAGGACGGTGAACCTTATTTGCAACCCAACAGACAACAAAGATTTGATTCCCTACCCTACCCCCTTGGCCACTTGGCCCCCAAAGATTCCATATTTCCCGAAATTGACTATGATAAACTGAACCAGGCCGTGGCATTACCTTTTGGAAATCCGGAAGTCCAAAAAACACGAACCCTATTGGTACTGTACAAAGGACAGCTTTTACATGAACGCTATGTGGAAGGTTTTGACGCCACTACCCCAATTTTGGGTTGGTCCATGACCAAAAGTGTTTTAGCAACCTTATATGGTGTTTTGGAACATCAGGGAAAACTGCAAATGGATTTGCCCGCCCCCGTTGCCGAGTGGGAAAATGATGAACGCAAAAACATTACGCTAAACCATCTGTTGCGGATGCAGAGCGGATTAAAGTGGGAAGAAGACTATGGCAAAATCTCCGATGTTACCAAAATGTTGTTCCTGGAAAGTGATATGACAGCGGCACAAAAAGCGAAGGAGGCCATTGCGGCACCCACGGAAATCTGGAATTATTCTTCCGGGACAAGCAATCTGTTGTCCGGAATCCTTAGAGAACAGTTCGCAACCCATCAAGCGTATCTCAATTTTCCGTATGCTTCCTTAATTGATAAAATTGGTGCCCATTCCATGCTCATTGAAGCCGATTTGGAAGGCAATTATGTGGGCTCCTCATATGGATGGGCCAGTACAAGGGACTGGGGCCGCTTGGGACAACTTTACCTAAATAAGGGACAATGGAAGGATGAACAACTCTTTGCTCCGGAATGGGTCGATTATATCACTGAGCCCACGGCGCATTCCGATGGAACCTACGGAGCACATTTTTGGTTGAATTCCGGTGGAATTTACCCTGATGTTCCCAAAGACCTGTATTCCATGAATGGGTATCAAGGTCAATACGTCTTTATGATTCCTTCAAAGCATTTGGTGGTAGTACGGACAGGACTGGCAGAATTTCCGGAATTCGATATCAATGGCTTTCTTTCCACCCTGGTCAGTGCCATAGAATAAAGGGGGAAATTTAACCCTGATTTCATTTTTGCCTTGCCACACCACAAAACAAGGGGCGTTCACAACAATAATTTCCGTAAGGAAGGCTCTAGTGGTACATTTACATCATAATATTAAAGCAAGTAAATTTTTTCATTTTCATATAGTGTTCTCGTTAAAAGGGCCTTAGTTTAAACGCTAGGGTCCTTTTTAGTTGGTAGCACTATAGTTTACATTTCAGGCAAAAAAACCTGTTGTACCGATTCCCCATTTTAGCAGAACCACCTAAGGAATCCATTTGTCCTTGCCAAAATTTGGTTTTCGTTTTTCTAAAAAAGCATTTCTTCCTTCTATGGCCTCATCGGTCATATACGCCAAACGTGTGGCCTCTCCCGCGAATACCTGTTGTCCTACCATACCATCATCCGTGAGGTTCATGGCAAACTTCAACATTTTAATGGAAGTTGGCGATTTCGCCAGAACCTCCTGTGCCCATTGGTAGGCCGTAGCTTCCAACTCCCCATGTGGGACAACGGCATTGACCATCCCCATTTCATAGGCTTCCTGGGCCGAATAATTACGCCCCAAAAAAAAGATTTCCCTTGCTTTTTTCTGTCCCACCATTTTAGCCAAATAGGCAGATCCATATCCCCCATCAAAACTGGTCACATCGGCATCGGTCTGTTTAAATATGGCATGCTCCTTACTGGCCAAGGTCATATCACAGACCACGTGTAGGCTATGTCCTCCACCTACGGCCCAGCCCGGGACTACGGCAATGACCACCTTGGGCATAAAGCGAATTAACCGTTGTACTTCCAAAATGTTCAGACGATGGTATCCATCTTCCCCTACGTAGCCTTGATGTCCCCTGGCCTTTTGATCACCACCACTGCAAAACGCCCAACCCCCGTCCTTGGGTGAGGGCCCCTCCCCAGAAAGGAGAACAACCCCTATTGAGGTATCCTCCTGGGCATCATAAAATGCGCGGTACAACTCGCTTGTGGTTTTGGGACGAAAGGCATTGCGGACCTCTGGTCGATTAAAGGCGATACGGGCGACACCCTCACATTTTTTATACGTAATATCTTCAAATTCGATGGCGGTTTGCCAGTTAGGTGCGTCTTTCATTTATTTCAATTGAATTTTAATACTTCCTTGAACAACAAATAGGTGACCACCGCTCCTGCGATTGATAGAAAGTTTCCAACAACAAAGTAGTCATTACTCACTTTTCTTTCTTTATCGCTATCCAATCGTGTCCCTAGTTTTATGGCACCAAATAATACCAAAGCACCTCCCTGCAGGTTTGATAACAACAAAAATGCGAGAAACAACCTTTCCAAAAACCCCTTGAGCCATGAAGTGAACTTTTCCGTATTGTTCGTAATGGGGTTTTTGGGATTCAACCATTTTGAAACGGCATAGAATATAATGATCAAAAATACTTCGACCATGATCCAATAAAGGATTTGATATTTTATATCACTCATTACCTATAATTTGAAAAACAAGCTGTTTTACGATATTGTATTCATCGATTCGCAATGATTTCCCTTTTTTCCATGCACCTGAGCGCGTTTTATAAAGTCCTATTCTTTTAAGATCCTTGTAATCCTTATGCTTTAGAAAGGCCGATACGATCTCAAATTCCGACAGTTTCCATTCAGACTTTATGGATTGATAGAGTTTCATGCACAATCGTAGCTGATCATCCAGGTGTTCGTTTATAGCAATGAAATAGTTATCCCCGGCTTCTTTTGCCGTTGTGAGGGCCTCCCTGGCCCTGGTCAGTCCGGGACCATACATTTCATAAGCAATCTCTTTGTTGATTTCAGTTTCTATTTCCCCAAAGACCAAGGAATATCTAAGCCCATAGGGATAGTGCGCTTCTATGATCTGCTCCTCCAAAAAAAATAGCAGATCAAAAAGGGTTTTGGTGCTATTGACAATACCTTGAAATTCATCACCCAGGGTAATGGTCAATGGTGAAATGATGTGATGGGTAAACTCGGTATTTGCTAATTTTACCAATGCTTTGAATTGGTGCATGAAATCATCATTTTTATTGATGTGACGACTTGAGATAATATCCGCCATTATGATATGATGACTTGCTGCCATTCTTGTTTCTTGTTTTTGGAAATATATGAATTTATTTCCTTTTTATGGAAACAATAAGAGAAATTTCCGCTTTATGGAAATATAGAAACAGGCTTTGGGGCCGTTTACCCCTCTCACCAAAAAGAAGTACGACGGACAGCCATTTAAAGCAACCATCTTGGAAGATTGCCATCAATCTAAAAAGGAATGGCAATGAAAAGGTTTATAGTATTCGTCCTATCGTTCATAATATTTAGCTGTAGTACTGATGATCAAATCAACGCTGAATACTCGGAATATATCACAGGGAACTCAATAGATACGGACATCAATTTTATGCCCGAAGAGATATACAACACCAACGAAACACAAGAACCATCGTTAACACTAAAATTAATTACTGCCGAAGATTTCCCCTGTATTACGTATATTTTATCCACAACGGAATTTACTCGTGGCAATGAAATTATCATACGATTTGATGATATCATCAAACCGGAATGGTGTTTTACTGCCATTGGACCTGCAGTTTCCTATCTTGATTTACCGGAAAACACCAAGAAAGTTACTTTTATCAATGGAAATGTAGTCGATCAATACGCTGTGGAAATCAATCAGGAAAAAGTTTCAATCACACGTATCGAAAAGAACTTTACAACTTCTTTGTACCCCACCACTTTTAGAATTCCAAAAAACTCATTTGCTTACGTTTGTGGCACAAACACGGATAACACCAATATTTACAATGATTTTCTAGCACTATTGGAACAGAATCCGGACTTTGTGGAGTTTGAGTTTGAAGGGGAAGGAAGAATACCCTATCCTGAAAGTTCTGATGGAAATTGGGTCAACCATCCTTCTAGATTCTTCCTATATTCAGATGTTGGGGAATTTGCCAATTTGGCCAATATCCTTACTGACTTTTCATCAGAAAACATTGAAGAAAATTCCGGAGTGACCATTTTAATCCAGGGTTGGAACAATATCATATATGGCAGTTGGATACAAAACTAAAAGCTGTGCAAATACCATATTCCCATTTCCTTTGTTTCCCTTAAAATTTGTTGACCATTACCATTGGAAGGCTAACTTTATATAGCTTTATGTAGGCAACGAGGCATGGTAGCCACTAAATCCTAAGCAGAAAAAACCGGACTATTGTCCAGTTTCCAAGTTTTCAATCATTATGGATATAAACCTTTAGTAGTTATTCATTGAACTCATTTAAAACAAAAAACATGAAAGATTTTATGATGCTGTTCCACAGCGAGCCCGATCCTGATTTTAACCCAACTCCAGCGCAAATAGAAGAAGAGGTCAAAGCCTGGCAAGATTGGATGGACGGAATTGGCGCACAAGGCAAACTCAAAAATCCGGGTGAGGCCCTGGGATTTGAAGGAAAGACCATGCATGCGGATGGAACCATTACCGATGGCCCCTATGCAGAAGTAAAAGAGATTGTGGGAGGTTTTATGATCGTATCGGCAGTTTCCATTGAAGAAACCATCCAACTTAGTAAGGGATGTCCCGTACTGAGTAGCGGCGGCAAAGTGGAAATTAGGGATATTATGGTCCTGGACGGTATGTAATACATCGTGTAACGGTAAGCAATCCTATGGACAACGAACAACTGTCCGAGATATTTAAGTCTGAGTACAGCAACTTGATTGCTGTACTCTGCAATTATTATGGGCTGGCCGATCTGCAATTGGCGGAGGATATTGTATCCGAAACCTTTCTTAGGGCCACAAAGGCCTGGTCCCATAAGGGCATTCCCAACTTTCCAAAAGCATGGCTTCGGAAAGTTGCCCAGAATCTGCTGTACGAACACTACAGAAGAAAAAAAATCTACACGGAAAAAATCATCCCTCAACTGGATGCGGGAAACGGACAAACCAACCCTATCGAGATTACGGACAAAATAATTGAAGACAGTCAGCTTCAGATGCTGTTTGTGCTCTGTGATCCCAAACTCAATAACGAATCCCAGCTTTGTATTGCCCTGCGAATTTTATGTGGTTTCAGTATTGATGAGATTGCCAAGGCGCTTTTATCAAACAGAGAAACCATTACCAAAAGAATATACCGGGCCAAAAAAGCCATTAAAGAACGTAATCGAATTGAAACGAATCTTGCGGCAGACCAATATGTTTCAAGGCTTGACAATGTATTGCGGGTCATTTATCTACTGTTTAACGAAGGGTATTACAGCAGTGTCAATGAAGAAAGTATCCGTCACGAAATATGCTGGGAAGCCCTACGATTGAGTCTTTTCCTGTCTCGGCAAAAAATCTTTCCAAAACCAAAAATATACGCCCTTATCGCCCTAATGTGTTTCCATGCCTCCAGATTGGATGCCAGGACATTCGGGGAACACGGTGATCTTTTGTACCATGAACAAGATAAAGGAAAATGGGACAAGGATTTAATTCAAAAAGGCAGAAAATACCTAAAGCGCTCTGCGGCCGGCAATGAGGTAACCAAGTACCATCTGGAGGCTGCGATCGCTTATTGGCACACCGAGGAAACCAAGGAAAAATGGAATAGCATATTGGCGTTGTACGACCAATTGCTCGCTATAGCATATTCGCCTATCATAGCCATGAATCGGACGTATGCCATGGCCAAAGCAAATTCCGTGGATGAGGCCATTCAAGAAGCCCATAAATTGGAGCTAAAGGAGAACCACCACTATTTCTGTTTGTTGGCCGAACTTTATCGTATGAAGAACAATACGGATATGGAAATGGACTGTTTACACAAAGCCATGGCATTCGCCAACAAGAAAAATGAAAAGGAATTGATCCAGGACAGATTGGAAAAAGCAAGGGGATGACCAGGGGTTTCCTTTGCCGTCCAGTGGGCTTGTCAACGGAAACCATTTTTTGTATCCTGTTACGGAAAATTTAAAATGTCTTCCCTTGTTGAATCATTATCTTTGCCCCGCTAGAAGAGGAACATGGAACCCATTCATTCAAAAACCCTACAGGACTTAGAATTTCCCGCCGTTTTGGAACAACTTGCTGCCCGTTGTACCACGGAATTGGGCAAGGAATCTGCAATGGAACTTGAACCGCTGACCCACCAGGAAACCCTGATGCAACAATTGGGGCAAACCTCGGAATATTTGGCTTCCTTTTCCAATGAAAACCGTATTCCCAACCATGGTTTTGATGCAATCACCAAGGAATTGAAATTACTTCAAATAGAAAATACTGTTTTGGAGGTTTCCGGATTTCGGCGGATTGCCCATTTATGTACTACCATATCCCTGCACAAGAAGTTTTTTAAAGAGTTCAAGGAATACTATCCGCTATTGTTTGCATTCACGGAGGGAATCCAGGAAAACACCTTTATCCCCAACGAGATTGGAGCGGTCATTGACAAATTCGGAGAGATTCGCGATAACGCCTCGGTCGAGTTAAAACGGATTCGTTTGGATATCAATACGGTGCGCGGTAAGATCAATCAAAGTTTTGGCGCTGCCCTTTCCCGTTATCTGTCGGCCGATTTTTTGGACGACATTAAGGAATCCATTGTGGAAAACAGGAGGGTTTTGGCCGTTAAGGCCATGCACCGCCGTAAAGTGAAGGGTACGGTCATGGGAAATTCAAAAACGGGAAGTATCGTATATATTGTTCCCGAAACCACTTTACAGTATAGCACGGAACTTAGCAATCTGGAGTTTGAGGAAAAAGAGGAAATTCGACGCATCCTGTTGGAACTCACCAATGCCATTCGCCCAGAGGCTTCGGCATTGGAAACCTTCCAGTACTTTTTGACCCATATGGATATGACCGCGGCCAAGGCCAAATACGCATCGGAAATGAACGCGCTGTTGCCTGAAATCAGTGCGGAACGAAAACTGATCCTGCGAGACGCCTACCACCCACTGCTGTATTTGACCAACAAACAAAAAAAGGAAAGAACCTGGCCACAGACCATAGAACTACAACAAAACAATCGGATTATCGTGATTTCCGGTCCCAATGCAGGAGGAAAAAGTATTACGTTGAAGACCATTGGGTTACTTCAGGTAATGCTCCAATCCGGACTGTTAATCCCTGTTCATGAAAGGAGCACAGTATGTTTTTTTGATAAGGTCTTGACGGATATTGGTGATAACCAATCCATAGAAAAC
The sequence above is a segment of the Muricauda sp. SCSIO 64092 genome. Coding sequences within it:
- a CDS encoding endonuclease MutS2 — encoded protein: MEPIHSKTLQDLEFPAVLEQLAARCTTELGKESAMELEPLTHQETLMQQLGQTSEYLASFSNENRIPNHGFDAITKELKLLQIENTVLEVSGFRRIAHLCTTISLHKKFFKEFKEYYPLLFAFTEGIQENTFIPNEIGAVIDKFGEIRDNASVELKRIRLDINTVRGKINQSFGAALSRYLSADFLDDIKESIVENRRVLAVKAMHRRKVKGTVMGNSKTGSIVYIVPETTLQYSTELSNLEFEEKEEIRRILLELTNAIRPEASALETFQYFLTHMDMTAAKAKYASEMNALLPEISAERKLILRDAYHPLLYLTNKQKKERTWPQTIELQQNNRIIVISGPNAGGKSITLKTIGLLQVMLQSGLLIPVHERSTVCFFDKVLTDIGDNQSIENHLSTYSYRLKNMNQFLKRCNNRTLFLIDEFGTGSDPELGGALAEAFLEVFYEHEAFGVITTHYANLKLLANEMPHMTNANMQFDNRTLEPTFQLVLGEAGSSFTFEVAQKNGIPYSLINKAKKKIDRGKVRFDATISKLQKERSKMSKTESRLQDEETKAKEEAARLEKLNAKIKSKLENYQELYDHNQRMIHLGNKVNDIAERYFHDQKKRPLISELLRIVETENSKRKKSSVKEAKAKKALKKQTANELEQKLVKVRKEKVVKKKKALQAEKAKPRPVFKIGDRVRMHDGKAIGSIDTLEKGKAIVNYGLFTTNVSVDLLELVEAKK